Proteins encoded by one window of Massilia sp. NR 4-1:
- a CDS encoding cache domain-containing protein, producing the protein MKRLMPWMLAMVLGSVTMLAGAQDYERGTADEAVALVKKAIAYYKQHGRDKVAAEVNLRTPLLREKDLYVFIMPLDEGPVIAHGGNAKLVGKRLYDLRDVDGVGFMQKFRDVANSKDGKGWVDYRWPNSLSGKIEPKSTYVERVGDLYFASGIYKPVR; encoded by the coding sequence ATGAAAAGATTAATGCCTTGGATGCTGGCCATGGTGCTCGGCAGCGTTACGATGCTGGCCGGCGCGCAGGACTATGAACGTGGCACGGCCGATGAGGCGGTGGCCCTGGTGAAAAAAGCCATCGCGTATTACAAGCAGCATGGGCGCGACAAGGTTGCCGCCGAAGTCAATCTGCGCACGCCGCTGCTACGCGAGAAGGACTTATACGTCTTCATCATGCCGCTCGACGAAGGGCCGGTGATTGCGCACGGCGGCAATGCGAAGCTGGTCGGCAAGCGGCTGTACGATTTGCGCGATGTTGATGGCGTGGGCTTCATGCAGAAATTCCGCGATGTCGCCAACAGCAAGGACGGTAAGGGCTGGGTCGATTACCGCTGGCCGAACAGCTTGAGCGGCAAGATCGAACCGAAGAGCACTTATGTGGAAAGGGTCGGGGATCTGTACTTCGCCAGCGGCATTTACAAGCCGGTCCGGTAA
- a CDS encoding efflux transporter outer membrane subunit has product MKLHMIAKGVAPLMAALLLSACATPEFKQPQIETPAAFKESQAPAANEVKTAADGTRWKQAQPAEQQARGEWWLAFNDTALNELIAEATKANANLAVAAARVKQARAIAGVAEADRIPQIGVGVGAQRSRPSAVESGRPQGTDMPLQTSYSAKLTASYEVDLFGRVSANVSAARNDAAGVEANYRSVLLALQADVAQTYFRLRATDAELATVEQTVRLREESVKVNQRRFDLGDIGEFDLSRAKTELATTRAEAIGLQRQRVTTEHALAVLLGKPAAAYSASVNPLQDSVRLPAIPAGLPSSLLERRPDIVAAQRAMEAANARIGVARSAMFPALNISASGGGVADHFSDVFKWSTRSWVLGALMSMPLIDGGRNRNNVVRSEAALEESVASYRQSVLTAFAEVEDNLAGLRILSGQTAQLDEAVVSARRSADLAQKLYDAGRSSYLDLLDAQRNLAAVERSAVQLRGNRAVTTVALVRALGGGWDKPASNAQASN; this is encoded by the coding sequence ATGAAATTGCACATGATTGCAAAAGGCGTGGCGCCGCTGATGGCCGCGCTGCTGCTGTCGGCTTGCGCGACGCCTGAGTTCAAGCAGCCGCAGATCGAAACGCCAGCCGCCTTCAAGGAGTCGCAGGCTCCGGCGGCCAACGAAGTGAAAACCGCGGCCGATGGCACGCGCTGGAAGCAGGCGCAGCCTGCCGAGCAGCAGGCGCGCGGCGAATGGTGGCTGGCCTTCAACGATACGGCCTTGAATGAGCTGATCGCCGAAGCCACCAAGGCCAATGCCAACCTGGCCGTGGCGGCCGCCCGCGTCAAGCAGGCGCGCGCCATCGCCGGCGTGGCCGAAGCCGACCGCATTCCGCAGATCGGCGTCGGCGTGGGCGCCCAGCGCAGCCGTCCATCGGCCGTGGAATCTGGCCGCCCGCAAGGCACGGATATGCCGCTGCAGACCAGCTACTCGGCCAAGCTGACCGCCAGCTACGAGGTCGACCTGTTCGGCCGCGTTTCCGCCAATGTCTCGGCGGCGCGCAACGATGCCGCCGGCGTGGAAGCGAATTACCGCTCCGTGCTGCTGGCGCTGCAGGCCGACGTGGCGCAGACCTATTTCCGTCTGCGCGCCACCGACGCCGAGCTGGCGACCGTGGAACAGACCGTGCGCCTGCGCGAAGAGAGCGTGAAGGTCAACCAGCGCCGCTTCGACCTGGGCGATATCGGCGAGTTCGACCTGTCGCGCGCCAAGACCGAGCTGGCCACCACGCGTGCCGAAGCGATCGGCCTGCAGCGCCAGCGCGTGACCACCGAGCATGCCCTGGCGGTCCTGCTGGGCAAGCCGGCGGCTGCGTATTCGGCCAGCGTCAACCCGCTGCAAGATTCGGTCAGGCTGCCGGCCATCCCGGCTGGCCTGCCGTCCTCACTGCTGGAGCGCCGCCCCGACATCGTCGCGGCCCAGCGTGCGATGGAGGCGGCCAACGCCCGCATCGGCGTGGCGCGCAGCGCCATGTTCCCGGCGCTGAATATCAGCGCCAGTGGCGGCGGCGTGGCGGACCACTTCTCCGACGTGTTCAAGTGGAGCACCCGCTCCTGGGTTCTGGGGGCGCTGATGTCCATGCCGCTGATCGACGGTGGCCGCAACCGCAATAACGTGGTGCGCAGCGAAGCGGCGCTGGAAGAGTCGGTCGCCAGTTACCGCCAGAGCGTGTTGACGGCCTTCGCCGAAGTGGAAGACAATCTGGCCGGCCTGCGCATCCTGTCCGGCCAGACCGCCCAGCTGGACGAGGCGGTGGTCTCGGCGCGCCGCTCCGCCGACCTGGCGCAGAAGCTGTACGACGCCGGCCGTTCCAGCTATCTGGACCTGCTGGACGCGCAGCGCAATCTGGCAGCCGTCGAGCGCAGCGCCGTGCAGTTGCGCGGCAACCGCGCCGTCACCACGGTGGCCTTGGTGCGCGCCCTGGGCGGCGGCTGGGACAAGCCGGCCAGCAATGCGCAGGCGAGCAACTGA
- a CDS encoding efflux RND transporter permease subunit, producing the protein MNFSRFFVDKPIFAAVLSIIIFVAGLISIFKLPISEYPDVVPPSVVVRAQYPGANPKVIAETVAAPLEEQINGVEHMLYMTSQNTSDGALMLTVTFKIGTNVEQAETAVQNRVQRALPRLPEEVRQIGVTTVKSSPNLTMVVHLVSPDGRYDDLYLRNYGVLNVKDQLARIPGMGEVNFFGSGDYAMRIWLDPQKVAGRGMTAGDVVNAIREQNVQVAAGVVGQAPAKGSEFQLTVNTQGRLSSVEEFGEIIVKTNADGALTRLKDVARIELGSNNYALRSLLNNKSAVAIGIFEAPNANALQLSSDVRAKMQELSKDFPEGVKFDIVYDPTQFVRESIKAVIHTLLEAIALVVIVVIIFLQTWRASVIPLLAVPVSIVGTFAVMMACGFSINTLSLFGLVLAIGIVVDDAIVVVENVERNIENGLSPRDATIQAMKEVSGPIIAIALVLCAVFVPIAFVSGLSGQFYRQFALTIAISTVISAFSSLTLAPALSASLLKAHGAPPDALTRFMNKIFGRFFAWFNRFFNRSSHSYETGVQGVLKRKSASVLVYLVLAVAAAFMFKLVPAGFVPAQDKQYLVGFAQLPDAASLERTEAVIRKMSDLAKDIPGVEASVAFPGLSINGFTNAPNAGIVFVTLKPFDQRKSKSESGEAIAAEINKRMGAVQDAFVMVFPPPPVSGLGTIGGFKMMIEDRDNLGFDELYKAVQAMQMKGWQDPRLQGVFSSFQINVPQLFADVDRAKAKQLGVPLATIYQTLQINLGSMYVNDFNQFGRTYQVRVQADAPYRSQADQIALLKVRNDKGEMIPLSSLMRVKDSYGPDRVQRYNNYVAADMNGAPGLGMSSGQAQAVLEQIAKETLPKGISYEWTELTYQDILSGNTMKYVFPLCVLLVFLVLAAQYESWTLPLAVILIVPMSILCALVGVKLTGGDNNVFTQIALFVLVGLASKNAILIVEFARELEDHGRSVVQAALEACRLRLRPILMTSIAFIMGVVPLVFSVGAGAEMRHAMGVAVFAGMLGVTFFGLFLTPVFYVLLRTLAKRLEKKSPAAETAAVKLEGTH; encoded by the coding sequence ATGAATTTTTCCCGCTTCTTCGTGGACAAGCCGATTTTCGCGGCTGTCCTTTCCATCATCATATTCGTGGCCGGGCTGATCTCGATCTTCAAGCTGCCCATCTCCGAATATCCTGACGTGGTGCCGCCTTCGGTGGTGGTGCGCGCTCAGTATCCCGGCGCCAACCCCAAGGTGATCGCCGAAACCGTGGCCGCGCCGCTGGAAGAGCAGATCAACGGCGTCGAGCACATGCTGTATATGACCTCGCAGAACACCTCGGACGGCGCGCTGATGCTGACCGTGACGTTCAAGATCGGCACCAATGTGGAGCAGGCTGAAACCGCGGTGCAGAACCGCGTGCAGCGCGCGCTGCCGCGCCTGCCGGAAGAGGTGCGCCAGATCGGTGTGACCACTGTGAAAAGCTCGCCCAACCTGACCATGGTGGTCCACCTGGTGTCGCCGGATGGCCGTTACGACGATCTGTACCTGCGCAACTATGGCGTGCTGAATGTGAAGGACCAGCTGGCCCGTATTCCAGGCATGGGCGAGGTCAACTTCTTCGGTTCGGGCGACTACGCCATGCGCATCTGGCTCGACCCGCAGAAAGTGGCCGGCCGCGGCATGACCGCGGGCGACGTGGTCAATGCCATCCGCGAGCAGAACGTGCAGGTGGCCGCCGGTGTCGTGGGCCAGGCGCCTGCCAAGGGCAGCGAGTTCCAGCTGACCGTGAACACCCAGGGCCGTCTCAGCTCCGTCGAGGAATTTGGCGAGATCATCGTCAAGACCAATGCCGACGGCGCGCTGACGCGCCTGAAGGATGTGGCCCGCATCGAGCTGGGCTCCAACAATTACGCCCTGCGCTCACTGCTGAACAACAAATCAGCCGTGGCAATCGGCATCTTTGAAGCGCCGAACGCCAACGCGCTGCAGCTGTCGTCCGACGTGCGCGCCAAAATGCAGGAACTGTCCAAGGACTTCCCTGAAGGCGTGAAATTCGACATCGTGTACGACCCCACCCAGTTCGTGCGTGAATCGATCAAGGCCGTGATCCACACCCTGCTTGAAGCCATCGCCCTGGTGGTGATCGTGGTGATCATCTTCCTGCAGACCTGGCGCGCATCGGTGATTCCGCTGCTGGCCGTGCCGGTGTCCATCGTCGGTACCTTCGCGGTGATGATGGCCTGTGGCTTCTCGATCAACACGCTGTCGCTATTCGGTCTGGTGCTGGCCATCGGTATCGTGGTCGACGACGCCATCGTGGTGGTGGAGAACGTGGAGCGCAATATCGAGAACGGCCTGTCGCCGCGCGATGCGACGATCCAGGCCATGAAAGAGGTGAGTGGTCCGATTATCGCCATCGCCCTGGTGCTGTGCGCCGTGTTCGTGCCGATCGCCTTCGTGTCCGGCCTGTCCGGCCAGTTCTACCGCCAGTTCGCGCTGACCATCGCCATTTCGACCGTGATTTCGGCCTTCAGCTCCCTGACGCTGGCGCCGGCCCTGTCGGCATCGCTGCTGAAAGCGCACGGCGCGCCGCCGGATGCGCTGACCCGCTTCATGAACAAGATCTTCGGCCGCTTCTTCGCCTGGTTCAACCGCTTCTTCAACCGCTCCTCGCACAGCTACGAAACCGGCGTGCAGGGCGTGCTGAAGCGCAAATCGGCTTCGGTGCTGGTGTACCTGGTGCTGGCCGTCGCGGCAGCCTTCATGTTCAAGCTGGTGCCGGCCGGCTTCGTGCCAGCGCAGGACAAGCAATACCTGGTGGGCTTCGCCCAGCTGCCTGACGCGGCCTCGCTGGAGCGCACCGAGGCCGTGATCCGCAAGATGTCCGACCTCGCCAAGGATATCCCTGGCGTGGAAGCATCGGTGGCCTTCCCGGGCCTGTCGATCAACGGCTTCACCAATGCGCCGAACGCCGGCATTGTCTTCGTCACGCTGAAACCGTTCGATCAGCGCAAATCGAAGAGCGAGTCGGGCGAGGCCATCGCGGCCGAGATCAACAAGCGCATGGGCGCCGTGCAGGACGCCTTTGTGATGGTATTCCCGCCGCCGCCAGTCAGTGGCCTGGGCACCATCGGCGGCTTCAAGATGATGATCGAGGACCGCGACAACCTGGGCTTCGACGAGCTGTATAAGGCGGTGCAGGCGATGCAGATGAAGGGTTGGCAGGACCCGCGCTTGCAAGGCGTGTTCTCCAGCTTCCAGATCAATGTGCCGCAGTTGTTCGCCGATGTGGACCGCGCCAAGGCCAAGCAGCTGGGCGTGCCGCTGGCGACCATCTACCAGACCTTGCAGATCAACCTGGGTTCGATGTACGTCAACGACTTCAACCAGTTTGGCCGTACCTACCAGGTGCGCGTGCAGGCCGATGCGCCTTACCGCTCCCAGGCCGACCAGATCGCGCTGCTGAAGGTGCGCAACGACAAGGGCGAGATGATTCCCCTGTCCTCGCTGATGCGCGTCAAGGACAGCTATGGCCCGGATCGCGTGCAGCGTTATAACAACTACGTCGCGGCCGATATGAATGGCGCGCCAGGCCTGGGCATGTCGTCCGGCCAGGCCCAGGCCGTGCTGGAGCAGATCGCCAAAGAGACCCTGCCGAAAGGCATCTCGTACGAATGGACCGAGCTGACCTACCAGGACATCCTGTCCGGCAACACGATGAAGTATGTGTTCCCGCTGTGCGTGCTGCTGGTGTTCCTGGTGCTGGCCGCGCAGTATGAGAGCTGGACCCTGCCGCTGGCGGTGATCCTGATCGTGCCGATGTCCATCCTGTGCGCCCTGGTGGGTGTCAAGCTGACCGGCGGCGACAACAATGTGTTCACCCAGATCGCGCTGTTCGTGCTGGTGGGCCTGGCGTCGAAGAATGCGATCCTGATCGTGGAATTCGCCCGCGAACTGGAAGACCATGGCCGCAGCGTGGTGCAAGCCGCACTGGAAGCCTGCCGTCTGCGTCTGCGTCCGATTCTGATGACGTCGATCGCCTTCATCATGGGCGTGGTGCCGCTGGTGTTCTCGGTTGGCGCCGGCGCCGAAATGCGCCACGCCATGGGTGTGGCGGTGTTCGCCGGCATGCTGGGCGTGACCTTCTTCGGTCTGTTCCTGACGCCAGTGTTCTATGTCCTGCTGCGCACCTTGGCCAAACGCCTGGAGAAAAAATCGCCGGCGGCCGAAACCGCCGCCGTCAAACTGGAAGGAACTCACTAA
- a CDS encoding efflux RND transporter periplasmic adaptor subunit, whose protein sequence is MKSKNQLTALARPLVAALAVAGLAAAALTGCEDATGKTAEAPAAGGPPISAAAVIQKTVSETQEFSGRLEAIERVEIRSRVSGFITAVNFKPGSEVKKGDVLFVIDPRPYAAEANRAEAAAHSARARADLARLELNRAEKLLADKAIAQREFDERASSQKELDANARAAQAAYEAAKLNLTYTQVVAPINGRVSKAEITLGNLVDASAVLTSVVSTDRIYASFDGDEDTFLRVGSQAQKGEAVTVKVGLANETGFPHEGKLEFVDNQLDTQTGSVRMRATFANADHVLVPGLYARVQLSSGKAQNETLLINDRAVGTDQNRKFVYVVGADNKAEYRAVKLGPTIEGFRIVREGLKAGEKIVVNGLQRVRPGAPVTPQMVSMDYDPLAPAAKPEDKKKDAKVAAADAKSGTSKE, encoded by the coding sequence ATGAAAAGCAAGAATCAATTGACGGCTTTGGCGCGACCGCTGGTCGCCGCCCTGGCAGTGGCAGGTCTGGCGGCAGCCGCCCTGACCGGCTGCGAAGACGCCACCGGTAAAACCGCGGAAGCCCCTGCCGCAGGCGGCCCGCCCATTTCGGCAGCGGCCGTGATCCAGAAAACCGTGTCGGAAACCCAGGAATTCTCCGGCCGCCTGGAGGCGATCGAGCGCGTCGAGATCCGTTCCCGCGTGAGCGGCTTTATCACCGCCGTCAACTTCAAGCCGGGCAGCGAAGTGAAAAAAGGCGATGTGCTGTTCGTGATCGATCCGCGCCCTTACGCGGCGGAAGCCAACCGCGCCGAAGCGGCGGCCCATTCGGCCCGCGCCCGTGCCGACCTGGCCCGCCTGGAACTGAACCGCGCTGAAAAGCTGCTGGCCGATAAAGCCATCGCCCAGCGCGAATTCGACGAACGCGCCTCCAGCCAGAAGGAACTGGACGCCAATGCCCGCGCTGCGCAAGCCGCTTATGAAGCCGCGAAACTGAATCTGACTTACACCCAGGTGGTGGCGCCGATCAATGGCCGCGTCTCGAAAGCGGAAATCACCCTGGGCAACCTGGTCGATGCTTCGGCCGTGCTGACCTCCGTGGTCTCCACCGACCGCATCTACGCCAGCTTCGACGGCGACGAAGACACCTTCCTGCGCGTGGGCAGCCAGGCGCAGAAGGGCGAGGCCGTGACGGTGAAAGTGGGCCTGGCCAACGAAACCGGCTTCCCGCATGAGGGCAAGCTGGAATTCGTGGACAACCAGCTCGACACCCAGACCGGCAGCGTGCGCATGCGCGCCACCTTCGCCAACGCCGACCATGTGCTGGTGCCCGGCCTGTACGCCCGCGTGCAGCTGAGCAGCGGCAAGGCGCAGAACGAAACGCTGCTGATCAACGACCGCGCCGTGGGCACGGACCAGAACCGCAAATTCGTCTACGTGGTGGGCGCCGACAACAAGGCCGAGTACCGCGCTGTGAAGCTGGGCCCGACCATCGAAGGTTTCCGCATCGTGCGCGAAGGCTTGAAAGCCGGCGAGAAGATCGTCGTCAACGGCCTGCAGCGCGTGCGTCCTGGCGCGCCTGTCACGCCGCAGATGGTGTCGATGGACTACGACCCGCTGGCCCCGGCCGCCAAACCGGAAGACAAAAAGAAAGACGCCAAAGTAGCCGCCGCTGACGCCAAGTCCGGCACTTCCAAGGAATAA
- a CDS encoding alpha/beta hydrolase — protein MNAIVQQPVEELNVKTRDLEVGGAHGPLAARLYAAGAPGPRRDTLVVFFHAGGFVGGDLEEADGFLRALVSCNPGHVVLASNYTLATVSPFPAAVEDAHAVLQWAKKNKTKLNWSGKKLLSAGIEAGANLAAVCALMARDRGGPALAGQILIMPMLDPGLTTCSMREMPTCPDKASVVDTCAAAYRGYLPNAADRTHPYASPLQSSRLKNLPPALILSAEDDPLRDEAEQYGAKLISCGIKTTVRRLPPSRLEEPGARNECACKVFALSEIAGFMASLDGTETPSA, from the coding sequence ATGAACGCGATCGTGCAGCAGCCAGTGGAAGAGTTGAACGTCAAGACCCGCGACCTGGAAGTCGGCGGCGCCCATGGTCCTCTGGCCGCCCGCCTGTATGCGGCGGGCGCGCCCGGTCCCCGGCGCGACACCCTGGTCGTGTTCTTCCATGCCGGCGGTTTCGTCGGCGGCGATCTGGAGGAGGCTGACGGCTTCCTGCGCGCCCTGGTCAGCTGCAATCCCGGCCATGTGGTACTGGCCTCGAACTATACGCTGGCGACCGTGAGTCCGTTTCCGGCCGCCGTGGAAGACGCTCATGCCGTGCTGCAATGGGCCAAGAAGAACAAGACGAAGCTGAACTGGAGCGGCAAAAAGCTGCTGTCGGCCGGCATCGAGGCAGGGGCCAATCTGGCCGCCGTGTGCGCCCTGATGGCGCGCGACCGGGGCGGCCCGGCACTGGCGGGCCAGATCCTGATCATGCCGATGCTCGATCCGGGCCTGACCACCTGCTCCATGCGCGAGATGCCGACCTGTCCGGACAAGGCGTCCGTGGTCGATACCTGCGCCGCCGCTTACCGCGGTTATCTGCCGAATGCGGCCGACCGCACCCATCCTTACGCTTCGCCGCTGCAATCGAGCCGGCTGAAGAACCTGCCGCCGGCCCTGATCCTGTCGGCGGAAGACGATCCCTTGCGGGATGAGGCCGAACAATATGGCGCCAAGCTGATTTCCTGCGGTATCAAGACCACCGTGCGACGCTTGCCCCCCTCCCGCCTGGAAGAACCGGGTGCCCGTAACGAATGTGCATGCAAGGTATTTGCACTCAGCGAAATCGCCGGTTTTATGGCGAGCCTGGATGGGACGGAAACCCCATCCGCATAA
- a CDS encoding LysR family transcriptional regulator encodes MNKLQAMEVFVQVVDAGGFTRAAENMQIPKATVSTLIQGLETALSVKLLHRTTRQINVTADGAAYYERCLRILSDVREAEESLSRTRLSPSGRLRVDAPTGLASDVLMPALPAFFDRYPDIVLELGCSDRPVDLIEEGVDCAVRGGALDDSTLIARRIGVINFVTCAAPAYLARFGTPQHPRELERHRCVNYFSSKTGKTFDWNFTRDGERVQLPMPGLIALNDSNAYVQAGLAGLGVVQMTDFALLPLIRDGRMVPILSEWATDPLPIHVVYPQNRHLSAKVRVFVEWVSDLFASHPGMRVKAPAGQALPSLENAA; translated from the coding sequence ATGAATAAACTTCAAGCCATGGAAGTTTTTGTCCAGGTGGTCGACGCGGGCGGCTTCACCAGGGCGGCGGAAAACATGCAGATTCCGAAGGCGACGGTGTCCACTTTGATCCAGGGACTGGAAACGGCGCTCTCGGTCAAGCTGCTGCACCGCACCACGCGGCAAATCAACGTCACGGCCGACGGCGCCGCCTATTACGAGCGCTGCCTGCGCATCCTGTCCGACGTGCGCGAAGCCGAGGAATCGCTGTCGCGCACCCGGCTCAGTCCCAGCGGCCGGCTGCGCGTCGACGCGCCCACCGGCCTGGCCAGCGACGTGCTGATGCCCGCCCTGCCCGCCTTTTTCGACCGCTATCCCGACATCGTGCTGGAACTCGGTTGCAGCGACCGGCCGGTCGACCTGATCGAGGAAGGCGTGGATTGCGCGGTGCGCGGCGGCGCGCTGGACGACTCCACCCTGATCGCGCGCCGTATCGGCGTGATCAACTTCGTCACCTGCGCCGCCCCCGCCTATCTGGCGCGCTTCGGCACGCCCCAGCATCCGCGCGAGCTGGAACGCCACCGCTGCGTGAATTATTTTTCGTCCAAGACCGGCAAGACCTTCGACTGGAATTTCACGCGCGACGGCGAACGCGTTCAATTGCCGATGCCCGGCCTGATCGCGCTCAACGATTCCAACGCCTATGTGCAGGCCGGCCTGGCGGGCCTGGGCGTGGTGCAGATGACCGATTTCGCCCTGCTGCCGCTGATACGCGACGGCCGCATGGTGCCGATCCTGAGCGAGTGGGCCACCGACCCGCTGCCGATCCATGTGGTATATCCGCAAAACCGCCATCTGTCCGCCAAGGTGCGAGTCTTTGTAGAATGGGTGTCGGATCTGTTTGCCAGCCATCCGGGCATGCGCGTCAAGGCGCCGGCCGGACAGGCGCTACCGTCTTTGGAGAATGCCGCATGA
- a CDS encoding D-2-hydroxyacid dehydrogenase: protein MKIVFLDRDSLIADLRRPAFAHDWQDYPATAPADAVARLQGAAIAVTNKVPLRAETLAQLPQLKMIAVAATGTDNVDLAAARERGIVVSNIRNYATAALPEHTFALILALRRNLLAYRADIEAGLWQRSERFCLFHHPIRDLHGSRLGLLGYGALGQGVAQLGKAFGMEVMVHTRSPVEDESVRSVGWDELLASSDVLSLHVPLTEQTRNIIGAAELARMRRDALLINTARGGLVDETALAQALRSGVIAGAGFDVLSKEPPLPDNPLLNLRQPNFLLTPHSAWASGQAMQALADQLIANIEAYAAGHPANVVA from the coding sequence ATGAAAATCGTCTTCCTCGACCGCGACAGCCTGATCGCCGATCTGCGCCGGCCCGCCTTTGCCCACGACTGGCAGGACTATCCGGCCACCGCGCCCGCCGACGCCGTGGCGCGGCTGCAGGGCGCGGCCATCGCCGTGACAAATAAAGTGCCGCTGCGCGCCGAGACCCTGGCCCAGCTGCCGCAACTGAAGATGATCGCGGTGGCCGCCACCGGCACCGACAATGTGGACCTGGCGGCGGCGCGCGAACGCGGCATCGTGGTGTCGAATATCCGCAACTACGCCACGGCCGCCCTGCCCGAACATACTTTCGCCCTGATACTGGCGCTGCGCCGCAATCTGCTGGCCTACCGCGCCGATATCGAGGCGGGCCTGTGGCAACGCTCGGAACGTTTCTGCCTGTTCCACCATCCCATCCGCGACCTGCACGGCAGCCGTCTCGGCCTGCTCGGCTACGGTGCGCTGGGCCAGGGCGTGGCGCAGCTGGGCAAGGCTTTCGGCATGGAAGTGATGGTGCATACGCGCTCGCCGGTCGAGGACGAAAGCGTGCGCAGCGTGGGCTGGGACGAGCTGCTGGCAAGCTCCGACGTTCTGAGCCTGCACGTGCCGCTCACGGAACAGACGCGCAATATCATCGGCGCGGCCGAACTGGCGCGCATGCGGCGCGACGCCCTGCTGATCAACACCGCGCGCGGCGGCCTGGTCGACGAAACGGCGCTGGCGCAAGCTCTGCGCTCCGGTGTGATCGCCGGCGCCGGCTTCGACGTGCTGTCCAAGGAGCCGCCGCTGCCCGACAATCCCCTGCTCAATCTGCGCCAGCCCAACTTTCTGCTCACGCCGCACTCGGCCTGGGCCAGCGGCCAGGCCATGCAGGCACTGGCCGACCAGCTGATCGCCAATATCGAAGCGTATGCCGCCGGCCATCCGGCCAATGTAGTCGCCTGA